The following coding sequences lie in one Rhodohalobacter barkolensis genomic window:
- a CDS encoding type II toxin-antitoxin system VapC family toxin, whose product MKTIVLDASIAAKWIFLEPGSEQAEKVLAKQDLFAVPDLFYLEMDAVIGKKFRKKELSNDEVHQKRELVRDISVEVVYHHILLDLAFDISISLPVTIYDALYIALAVEKQSEMWTADDRLVRGLNTTIFSDYVKNPLK is encoded by the coding sequence ATGAAAACCATTGTGCTGGACGCTTCAATTGCAGCAAAATGGATTTTTCTTGAACCCGGATCTGAACAAGCTGAGAAGGTATTGGCCAAACAGGATCTCTTTGCAGTTCCGGATCTGTTCTATCTGGAAATGGATGCTGTAATCGGGAAGAAATTCAGAAAGAAAGAATTAAGCAACGATGAGGTACATCAAAAGAGAGAATTAGTCAGAGACATTTCTGTAGAAGTGGTATATCATCACATTTTATTAGACCTGGCTTTCGATATTTCAATCTCACTACCAGTTACAATTTATGATGCATTATACATTGCCTTAGCGGTTGAAAAACAGTCTGAAATGTGGACTGCAGATGATCGCTTGGTCAGGGGCTTGAATACAACAATATTCTCAGATTATGTAAAAAATCCACTGAAATAA
- a CDS encoding FitA-like ribbon-helix-helix domain-containing protein, which yields MPDVLIRNIDEKTLESLKKRAAENKRSLQAELKMILEAYGKADIKETRSRVREVLEEYRAEGRQFSDSVDEIRELRNR from the coding sequence ATGCCAGATGTACTGATCAGAAATATTGACGAAAAAACACTCGAAAGCTTGAAAAAGAGAGCTGCAGAAAATAAAAGGTCACTTCAGGCAGAGTTGAAGATGATTTTGGAAGCATATGGAAAGGCTGATATTAAAGAAACCCGAAGCAGGGTAAGGGAGGTTTTGGAAGAATATCGCGCGGAGGGGAGGCAGTTCTCTGATAGCGTGGATGAAATTCGTGAGCTACGAAACCGATGA
- the tkt gene encoding transketolase, with product MSDQLAQRCVNTLRTLSIDAVQAANSGHPGMPMGMADAAYVLWTKFLKHNPKNPNWSDRDRFILSAGHGSMLLYSLLHLTGYDVSLKELKNFRQLGSITPGHPEFGMTPGVETTTGPLGQGFGTGVGMAMAEAYLAETFNKEEQKIVDHFTYAIVSDGDLMEGISHEAASLAGHLKLRKMIYLYDSNKISIDGSTDLAFTDDTVKRFEAYGWDVQTIDGHDRNEIERAIERAQKTETPSLIECKTRIGFGSPNKEGTADSHGAPLGDEEVRLTKEKLGMDPDKTFQIDDDVLNHFRTAVEKGSELESEWNKLLSDYKKVYPVDGASFNDHVSRTLPEKWEEVLPSFDTDEKGMASRKASGVVINEIADHVLNMIGGSADLTGSNKTDMDGKGIFQPDNYSGRNIHYGVREHAMGAAMNGMALHGGVIPFGGTFLVFSDYNKPAIRIAGLSKIPSIFVFTHDSIGLGEDGPTHQPIEHLAALRAIPNVNVLRPADANETSYAWKCAIEKNDGPSLLVLTRQNLPTIDRGKYTAASESEKGAYILKKEKEDLPDLILMASGSEVQLVLEAAEKLIAGGESVRVVSMPCWELFEEQPKSYRDEVLPPAVIKRISVEAASTFGWHKWVGTEGIAMGIDRYGESAPYEEVYEHLGLTVEKIVENAKTLLK from the coding sequence ATGTCTGACCAACTTGCTCAGCGTTGCGTAAATACACTCAGAACACTCTCTATTGATGCCGTACAAGCTGCAAATTCAGGCCACCCCGGAATGCCCATGGGTATGGCCGATGCTGCTTATGTATTATGGACAAAATTTCTAAAGCATAACCCAAAAAATCCGAATTGGTCAGATCGGGACAGATTCATTCTTTCCGCGGGTCACGGATCGATGTTGCTTTATTCACTTCTTCATCTAACCGGTTACGACGTATCATTAAAAGAACTGAAAAATTTCAGACAGCTTGGGAGCATAACTCCCGGGCATCCAGAATTTGGAATGACTCCGGGTGTAGAAACAACTACCGGACCCTTGGGACAGGGTTTCGGCACAGGAGTTGGTATGGCAATGGCTGAGGCGTACCTGGCTGAAACCTTCAACAAAGAAGAGCAAAAAATTGTAGATCACTTTACGTATGCAATTGTAAGTGATGGTGACTTAATGGAGGGAATATCTCACGAAGCCGCTTCCCTGGCAGGTCATCTTAAATTGAGAAAGATGATTTACCTTTACGACTCAAATAAAATTTCTATCGACGGTTCAACCGATCTTGCGTTTACGGATGATACGGTAAAAAGATTTGAAGCTTACGGCTGGGATGTGCAGACTATTGATGGTCATGATCGCAACGAAATTGAGCGTGCCATTGAACGGGCGCAGAAAACAGAGACTCCTTCCTTGATTGAATGCAAAACCAGAATTGGTTTTGGAAGTCCAAACAAAGAGGGTACAGCCGATTCGCATGGGGCACCACTTGGCGACGAGGAAGTTCGTCTTACCAAAGAGAAACTTGGTATGGATCCGGATAAAACCTTTCAGATCGACGACGATGTATTGAACCATTTTCGAACGGCTGTTGAAAAGGGAAGTGAGCTGGAAAGTGAGTGGAATAAACTTCTATCAGACTACAAGAAAGTATACCCCGTGGATGGTGCAAGTTTCAATGACCATGTTTCTCGTACACTGCCTGAAAAATGGGAAGAAGTTTTACCGTCTTTTGATACAGATGAAAAGGGGATGGCTAGTCGAAAAGCTTCAGGAGTTGTTATCAATGAAATTGCGGATCATGTGTTGAATATGATTGGTGGTTCAGCGGATTTAACCGGCAGTAATAAAACCGATATGGACGGCAAAGGAATATTTCAGCCGGATAACTATAGCGGAAGAAATATTCACTACGGAGTTCGGGAACATGCTATGGGAGCTGCAATGAATGGAATGGCGCTTCACGGTGGTGTGATTCCATTTGGTGGTACTTTTCTTGTATTTTCAGACTATAATAAACCGGCTATTAGAATTGCAGGATTATCTAAAATTCCTTCCATATTTGTCTTTACACACGATAGTATTGGTTTAGGGGAAGATGGCCCTACTCATCAGCCAATAGAGCATTTGGCAGCCCTTAGAGCGATCCCTAACGTAAATGTGCTTCGCCCTGCTGATGCAAATGAGACATCCTATGCCTGGAAATGTGCGATAGAAAAAAATGACGGTCCGTCGCTATTGGTGTTGACCAGACAAAATTTACCTACCATCGATCGCGGTAAATATACTGCAGCATCAGAATCCGAAAAAGGTGCCTATATTCTTAAAAAAGAGAAAGAGGATCTGCCGGACCTGATTTTAATGGCATCCGGATCTGAAGTCCAATTGGTGCTCGAAGCTGCTGAAAAACTGATAGCAGGAGGAGAGTCAGTACGAGTCGTAAGCATGCCGTGTTGGGAACTGTTTGAAGAACAACCGAAATCTTATCGGGATGAGGTATTGCCGCCGGCAGTCATTAAGCGGATTTCTGTTGAAGCTGCTTCAACATTTGGCTGGCATAAATGGGTTGGAACAGAAGGTATTGCCATGGGGATTGATCGATATGGTGAATCTGCTCCATATGAAGAAGTTTATGAACATCTCGGATTGACGGTTGAAAAGATCGTAGAAAATGCGAAAACTCTTCTAAAATAA
- a CDS encoding 3-hydroxyacyl-CoA dehydrogenase NAD-binding domain-containing protein produces the protein MSLDKNSTVAVIGAGTMGTGIAQIASTFGHRVQLFDISEDQTKDSEKGLVKILQRQVEKERMTQDEVDGILNRITFTNHLNSVEGSHFVIEAIVENLDVKQSTFQKIEALVDQKAIIATNTSSLSIASISSALEHPERFLGIHFFNPAPLMKLVEIIPGISTSSGTVKKARSLIDAWGKTTVQAKDTPGFIVNRVARPFYGEALRIYEEGVADHATIDWAMKELGGFKMGPFELMDLIGHDVNYKVTESVFKEFYYDPRFKPSFAQKRLVEAGRLGRKSGIGFYDYREGAEKVEPNKDKELGENILNRILAMLINEAADAVFMNVASAEDVDLAMTNGVNYPKGLLKWADEIGIETVYHWMNALQVEYREDRYRPNPLLKRKYKNEETFYGDI, from the coding sequence ATGAGTTTAGACAAAAATTCTACAGTAGCTGTAATTGGAGCCGGAACGATGGGAACCGGAATTGCGCAAATTGCATCGACCTTCGGTCACAGGGTTCAACTTTTTGATATCAGCGAAGACCAGACTAAAGATTCAGAAAAGGGGTTGGTAAAAATTCTGCAGCGACAGGTTGAAAAGGAGCGCATGACACAAGATGAAGTGGATGGAATTCTAAACAGAATTACATTTACTAATCATCTCAATTCAGTTGAAGGCTCGCACTTCGTAATTGAGGCCATTGTCGAAAATCTTGATGTAAAGCAAAGCACGTTTCAGAAGATTGAAGCATTAGTGGATCAAAAAGCAATTATCGCTACCAACACCTCTTCCCTTTCCATCGCCTCTATTTCATCTGCATTGGAACATCCGGAGCGCTTTTTGGGCATTCACTTTTTCAATCCGGCACCGTTGATGAAACTGGTTGAAATTATTCCCGGTATATCCACCTCATCAGGTACTGTAAAAAAAGCTCGTTCATTAATCGATGCGTGGGGCAAAACAACGGTTCAGGCCAAGGATACACCCGGCTTTATCGTAAACCGTGTTGCCCGTCCTTTTTATGGTGAAGCGTTGCGAATTTATGAAGAAGGAGTTGCCGACCACGCCACCATCGACTGGGCCATGAAAGAGCTTGGCGGATTTAAAATGGGACCTTTTGAGTTGATGGATCTGATCGGCCACGACGTCAATTACAAAGTTACTGAATCTGTTTTTAAAGAGTTTTACTACGATCCACGATTCAAACCGTCGTTTGCTCAGAAACGGTTGGTGGAAGCAGGTCGATTGGGCCGAAAATCGGGAATCGGCTTTTACGACTATCGTGAAGGTGCAGAAAAAGTAGAACCGAACAAAGACAAGGAGCTTGGGGAAAATATCCTGAACCGAATTCTGGCCATGCTGATCAACGAAGCAGCCGATGCCGTATTTATGAATGTGGCATCCGCTGAGGATGTGGATCTGGCAATGACCAATGGAGTTAACTATCCAAAGGGATTACTTAAATGGGCCGATGAGATTGGTATTGAAACAGTATATCACTGGATGAACGCGCTTCAGGTTGAATATCGTGAGGACAGGTATCGCCCCAATCCACTTTTGAAGCGAAAATACAAGAATGAAGAGACTTTCTATGGAGACATTTGA
- a CDS encoding PP2C family protein-serine/threonine phosphatase: MGLKNETKSKYDTKTFYKEYVSGMNSRQLGKEFQSDSERLKKLYFDALKETNPNSAPQKIPITQKFLSLLSALTKRLNPVRRLVFGISVVSFFLHFILSFIGLTIYPIQPLLLPVAFLGMLAILLIELLEKSDVQKELDFARDIQLSLLPPSATEWQQHEAYSFAATASEVGGDYVDIIKTEKGTYVIIADVSGKGISAALYMVRMQALVHLLIKKLNPGPKELFLELNEYVKSNKMDKTFVTACAAFFPNGEDHFIFARAGHNTPIIFNKKLDSTFSLKTEGFALGMTSTRMLRKNLEEKKFQFEAGDSILFYTDGLVEARNRHNEEYGEERLDGLMSIYGSLHAKSITQKIQSSIELFAGDEKPMDDITFTTVHKNDPPKQIDK, encoded by the coding sequence ATGGGATTAAAAAACGAGACAAAGTCAAAATACGACACCAAAACATTCTATAAGGAGTATGTAAGCGGTATGAACTCCCGCCAGCTTGGCAAAGAGTTTCAATCGGACTCCGAACGTTTAAAAAAGCTGTATTTTGACGCCTTAAAGGAGACCAATCCAAACTCTGCCCCTCAAAAAATACCTATTACTCAGAAGTTTTTAAGCTTGTTGTCTGCGCTTACCAAAAGACTCAACCCGGTTCGCAGATTAGTGTTTGGGATCTCAGTAGTAAGTTTTTTCCTCCACTTTATTTTATCATTTATCGGTTTAACGATATACCCGATTCAGCCTTTACTTCTGCCTGTTGCATTTCTTGGAATGCTGGCAATTTTACTGATTGAGCTTTTAGAAAAGTCTGATGTGCAAAAGGAGTTGGACTTTGCACGCGACATTCAACTGAGTTTGCTTCCACCCTCGGCTACAGAGTGGCAACAGCACGAAGCTTACTCATTTGCAGCAACTGCAAGTGAAGTTGGTGGGGATTACGTAGATATCATCAAGACAGAGAAAGGAACTTATGTAATCATAGCCGATGTATCCGGAAAAGGAATAAGTGCGGCACTCTATATGGTGCGCATGCAAGCCCTGGTTCACTTATTGATTAAGAAATTGAATCCCGGTCCAAAAGAGCTCTTCCTTGAGCTCAACGAGTACGTAAAGTCGAACAAGATGGACAAAACTTTTGTAACAGCCTGCGCTGCTTTTTTTCCAAACGGAGAAGACCATTTCATTTTTGCACGGGCCGGGCACAATACGCCCATCATTTTCAATAAAAAGCTGGACAGTACCTTCAGTTTAAAAACAGAGGGCTTTGCCTTGGGTATGACATCAACCCGAATGCTTAGAAAAAATCTTGAAGAGAAAAAATTCCAGTTTGAAGCCGGTGACAGTATTTTATTCTACACAGATGGTTTGGTAGAAGCTCGAAATAGGCACAATGAAGAGTATGGAGAAGAGCGACTCGATGGCTTGATGTCAATCTATGGATCACTTCATGCAAAGTCGATAACTCAGAAAATTCAATCTTCCATAGAGCTCTTTGCAGGTGATGAGAAACCCATGGATGATATTACGTTTACTACCGTTCATAAGAACGACCCGCCAAAACAGATCGATAAATAA
- a CDS encoding PaaI family thioesterase gives METFDQKRAEKIVAHMMKNDEFSRWMGVKVQSVDEGYCKITCPIKNKMLNGFSVTHGGIVFSLADSALAFSAATHGRVALAIENSISFTQKTVSGDQITAESRCLNLTHKTGLFEVKVLDQNENLVALMKATVYRTSEEFPV, from the coding sequence ATGGAGACATTTGATCAGAAGCGGGCGGAAAAAATTGTAGCCCATATGATGAAAAACGATGAGTTCAGCCGCTGGATGGGTGTCAAAGTCCAGAGCGTAGATGAAGGATATTGCAAAATCACCTGCCCCATCAAAAATAAGATGTTAAACGGATTCTCCGTAACACACGGTGGCATTGTATTCTCATTGGCCGACAGTGCATTAGCTTTCTCCGCAGCCACTCATGGCAGGGTCGCTCTTGCGATTGAAAACTCTATCTCATTCACTCAAAAAACTGTTTCAGGCGACCAGATCACTGCAGAATCACGCTGCCTAAACCTGACACACAAAACCGGGTTGTTTGAAGTTAAAGTTCTTGATCAAAATGAAAACCTTGTCGCATTGATGAAGGCAACTGTCTATCGAACATCTGAAGAATTTCCTGTATAG
- a CDS encoding enoyl-CoA hydratase-related protein — MSFIISSLDHNILTLTLNRPEKYNSFTEPMALELQEALQKAKDDAVRCVILKANGKAFCAGQDLPEVVERAKDSSYELADTVRTTYNPIIRAIRKLEKPVVCAVQGMAAGAGANIAFACDIVVAAKSTQFVQAFSKIGLIPDSGGTWFLPRLVGLARTNFMYLLDEKISADQAVNLGLIYKAVGNENLEDEINSIAQKLANMPTKGFGIYKRAMNETFSNNLDQQLELEANLQTEAGNTDDYKEGVEAFLEKRKPEYKGE, encoded by the coding sequence ATGTCTTTCATTATATCATCACTTGATCATAATATTTTAACCCTCACCCTGAACCGTCCAGAGAAGTATAACAGCTTCACCGAACCGATGGCGCTGGAGCTTCAAGAAGCGTTACAGAAAGCTAAAGATGATGCCGTCCGATGTGTAATCTTAAAGGCGAATGGAAAGGCGTTCTGTGCAGGACAAGACCTTCCGGAAGTGGTTGAGAGAGCCAAAGATTCAAGTTATGAACTCGCCGATACGGTTCGAACGACATACAACCCGATCATCCGGGCTATACGAAAGCTGGAAAAACCTGTAGTTTGTGCAGTTCAGGGAATGGCAGCAGGAGCAGGCGCCAATATCGCGTTTGCGTGTGATATCGTCGTTGCGGCGAAAAGTACACAGTTTGTGCAGGCATTCAGCAAAATTGGATTGATCCCCGACAGCGGCGGCACCTGGTTTCTACCTCGATTGGTTGGCCTTGCACGAACCAACTTCATGTATCTTTTGGATGAAAAAATTTCCGCCGATCAAGCCGTTAATTTGGGATTGATCTACAAGGCTGTAGGGAATGAGAATCTCGAGGATGAAATCAACTCAATCGCTCAAAAACTGGCTAATATGCCCACCAAAGGATTTGGCATCTACAAGCGAGCAATGAATGAAACATTCAGCAATAATCTTGATCAACAACTGGAGCTGGAAGCCAACCTTCAAACCGAAGCCGGAAATACGGATGACTATAAAGAGGGTGTTGAGGCTTTTTTGGAGAAGAGAAAGCCAGAGTATAAAGGGGAGTAA